A part of Neodiprion pinetum isolate iyNeoPine1 chromosome 4, iyNeoPine1.2, whole genome shotgun sequence genomic DNA contains:
- the LOC124217166 gene encoding uncharacterized protein isoform X2, with protein sequence MNCTSKIELVPKLSPPSSITQNNSQPLESVQLRAAYSHVRVGTYSTESFQMCKNRPPIIDTSQKCKKNTGPILRLLKRRQTSTYLSTKSCDNIYAVNKSSNSLDWHLGKSVNHQGFRASQSNSLDWRIGRTVTSCSNQLESQGGTRSAEQLSRNIPSTPGYLQATSSAKSKLVSLLRRLSPRLSRPSKNSVQSSPIICPWVQVEYSTKSADDDKRDDSQESDASFQQELEMNELRKKIAEHCVQICISPTSGASAACVEDQPASYPSIRIEGPEIQCMSHNSRAVDNARGNHRNTVVHSEVAGLESKTSREDCAGEVVPGGGNTRTTLRLRPLSLAVQPLHYHQLSSEVTNKHLNMTSQESIGSCSLDVDTSASDRSDTAVGSISDKTLHSLSFSCNGELTPSPDILPNGKEESIQQINFDANKENISNIHHDSSEPEQLTAKKPSYLGLACSISGYSGITRYDSKLREGFRSRDTSPGSRLITRDTSPAGFRSSENLSLPSHQPSKSLSISPLAMERQNGFSNGVREEYKIHTFVETRNTVSTCESFSEVDKGVPLHTTFADISPVHGNPDISPIKKSPGMVRVVAFSQQNKSFMSNVTDSSPKSTSFNVTNTSMTEMSMTNGSSVETENHTFNSSFSSEKSFIQQRVERLYGPGALAQGFFFKRSPSKLNNSDCFLNKSLNNNNDVSTDDVKEEESLKSLPVLRHLRPEFRAQLPVVSPRKPTDGSEQVIKSLQRVTSSVQRNEQKSKAVSSTIDLNKCTARNESIANSKQSMTSVTNIPDHQPAALEVVLPVLEPSASSHNIAKHIQETEKVAEEKDGHYFIEILKAETERLLSLAASAEAELAGGDPSVLPEEAAGKLRSAAGKARLLATQKMQQFEGLCQKNINQIPGEEFPTTNEDLAGFWDMVMLQVIQVNELFDQIRRLKNSQWKEVIPDSKAITSLPQNGSSTKRRVNVTNKAKSTVNSEANRKAREAREQARRQMIEERRRAMRSQVQNKDQSDADSVKIFVPET encoded by the exons ATGAACTGCACTTCCAAAATCGAGCTAGTCCCCAAACTTTCCCCGCCATCATCCattacacaaaataattctcaaCCCTTGGAAAGTGTCCAATTAAGGGCAGCGTATAGTCACGTTAGAGTTGGAACTTACAGTACCGAATCTTTTCAAATGTGCAAGAACCGCCCACCAATTATTGATACATCACAGAAGTGCAAAAA aAACACTGGTCCAATTTTACGCCTATTAAAACGGCGTCAAACTTCTACCTACCTTTCAACGAAGTCATGTGATAATATTTACGCTGTCAATAAAAGTTCTAATTCTCTGGATTGGCATCTTGGAAAATCTGTTAATCATCAAG GGTTCAGAGCTTCTCAAAGTAACAGCTTAGACTGGAGAATCGGAAGAACTGTTACTTCATGTTCTAATCAACTGGAATCTCAAGGTGGGACTCGTAGCGCTGAGCAACTGTCAAGAAATATCCCTTCAACACCTGGATATTTGCAAGCAACTTCAAGTGCTAA aTCAAAGCTTGTTTCTTTATTGAGACGTCTTTCACCACGCCTCTCAAGACCTAGTAAAAATTCAGTACAATCATCCCCCATTATCTGCCCATGGGTTCAAGTTGAGTACTCTACAAAATCAGCCGATGATGATAAAAGAGATGACTCGCAAGAAAGCGATGCAAGCTTTCAGCAGGAATTAGAAATGAACgaacttagaaaaaaaattgctgaacACTGTGTACAGATTTGTATCTCACCG ACATCTGGGGCAAGCGCTGCTTGTGTCGAAGATCAACCGGCGTCTTATCCTAGCATTCGTATTGAAGGACCAGAAATCCAATGTATGTCTCATAACTCAAGAGC TGTTGACAACGCTCGTGGAAACCATCGTAACACAGTGGTTCACAGTGAAGTGGCAGGTCTGGAAAGTAAAACATCGAGGGAAGACTGTGCCGGTGAAGTGGTGCCAGGCGGAGGAAACACCAGGACCACCCTTCGCCTCAGGCCACTGTCCCTCGCAGTTCAGCCCTTGCATTATCATCAACTCAGCTCTGAGGTCACCAATAAACATCTCAATATGACTAGTCAAGAGAGTATTGGCAGTTGTAGTCTCGACGTGGATACATCTGCATCTGACCGATCAG aTACTGCAGTAGGTTCTATCTCTGATAAAACCTTACACAGTCTGAGCTTTTCTTGTAACGGTGAACTCACTCCGTCTCCCGACATCTTACCAAACGGTAAAGAAGAATCAAtacaacaaataaattttgacgcaaacaaagaaaacataAGTAATATTCACCATGACAGCTCAGAACCAGAACAGctgacagccaaaaaaccatcATACTTGGGTCTTGCCTGTAGCATAAGTGGTTATTCTGGTATCACAAGATACGATAGCAAATTACGAGAAGGATTCAGATCTCGAGATACGAGTCCTGGCAGCAGACTCATAACACGGGATACAAGTCCTGCAGGCTTCAG ATCCAGTGAAAACCTGAGCCTACCAAGTCATCAACCCTCGAAAAGTTTGTCGATTTCCCCACTTGCAATGGAGCGTCAAAATGGTTTCTCCAATGGTGTCAGAGAAGAATATAAGATCCATACGTTCGTTGAGACTAGAAATACCGTAAGCACCTGTGAAAGTTTTAGCGAAGTTGACAAAGGCGTACCTTTGCACACAACATTCGCTGATATAAGCCCAGTGCACGGTAATCCGGACATATCGCCTATAAAAAAAAGCCCAGGAATGGTCAGAGTCGTCGCATTTAGTcaacaaaataaaagtttcaTGTCAAACGTTACGGATTCTTCACCGAAGTCCACGAGTTTCAATG TTACAAATACTTCAATGACAGAGATGAGCATGACTAATGGTTCGTCTGTGGAAACAGAAAATCATACATTCAATTCATCGTTTAGTAGTGAAAAGTCTTTCATCCAACAACGAGTGGAACGATTATATGGTCCTGGTGCATTGGCACAaggatttttcttcaaacgaAGTCCCAGTAAATTGAATAACAGTGATTGCTTCTTGAATAAGTCATTGAATAACAACAACGATGTTTCAACCGATGACGTCAAGGAGGAAGAATCATTAAAATCTCTTCCAGTTTTAAGACATCTTAGACCTGAATTCCGGGCTCAATTACCAGTTGTTAGCCCTAGGAAACCGACTGATGGTAGCGAACAAGTAATCAAATCGTTACAAAG AGTAACTTCGTCCGTTCAAAGAAATGAGCAGAAAAGTAAAGCTGTCTCAAGTACGATAGATCTGAATAAATGTACAGCTAGAAATGAATCTATCGCCAACTCAAAGCAAAGTATGACCAGCGTAACAAATATTCCTGACCATCAGCCAGCTGCATTGGAAGTAGTCTTACCTGTTTTGGAGCCAAGCGCAAGTTCACATAATATAGCAAAGCATATTCAAGAGACAGAAAAGGTAGCTGAAGAGAAAGATGGTCATTATTTTATAGAG ATATTGAAGGCAGAAACAGAAAGGTTATTGTCTTTAGCAGCATCTGCAGAAGCTGAACTGGCAGGTGGTGATCCAAGTGTACTTCCTGAGGAGGCAGCTGGCAAGTTGAGATCAGCTGCTGGCAAAGCTCGGCTATTAGCGACTCAAAAAATGCAACAATTTGAAGGACTCTGCCAAAAGAATATT AACCAAATACCTGGGGAAGAGTTTCCGACTACCAACGAAGATTTAGCAGGCTTCTGGGATATGGTGATGCTACAAGTTATTCAAGTCAATGAACTTTTTGATCAGATTCGAAGACTGAAAAACTCACAGTGGAAAGaa GTTATTCCAGATTCAAAGGCAATTACATCCTTACCACAAAATGGGAGCAGCACGAAGCGTCGTGTCAATGTCACGAATAAAGCAAAATCAACTGTAAATAGTGAAGCAAATCGCAAAGCACGGGAAGCTCGCGAACAAGCTAGACGGCAAATGATAGAAGAACGAAGACGAGCAATGCGTTCGCAGGTCCAAAATAAGGATCAGAGCGATGCGGATtctgtcaaaattttcgttccTGAAACGTAA
- the LOC124217166 gene encoding uncharacterized protein isoform X3 gives MNCTSKIELVPKLSPPSSITQNNSQPLESVQLRAAYSHVRVGTYSTESFQMCKNRPPIIDTSQKCKKNTGPILRLLKRRQTSTYLSTKSCDNIYAVNKSSNSLDWHLGKSVNHQDFLTGFRASQSNSLDWRIGRTVTSCSNQLESQGGTRSAEQLSRNIPSTPGYLQATSSAKHLGQALLVSKINRRLILAFVLKDQKSNVCLITQEHTAVGSISDKTLHSLSFSCNGELTPSPDILPNGKEESIQQINFDANKENISNIHHDSSEPEQLTAKKPSYLGLACSISGYSGITRYDSKLREGFRSRDTSPGSRLITRDTSPAGFRSSENLSLPSHQPSKSLSISPLAMERQNGFSNGVREEYKIHTFVETRNTVSTCESFSEVDKGVPLHTTFADISPVHGNPDISPIKKSPGMVRVVAFSQQNKSFMSNVTDSSPKSTSFNVTNTSMTEMSMTNGSSVETENHTFNSSFSSEKSFIQQRVERLYGPGALAQGFFFKRSPSKLNNSDCFLNKSLNNNNDVSTDDVKEEESLKSLPVLRHLRPEFRAQLPVVSPRKPTDGSEQVIKSLQRVTSSVQRNEQKSKAVSSTIDLNKCTARNESIANSKQSMTSVTNIPDHQPAALEVVLPVLEPSASSHNIAKHIQETEKVAEEKDGHYFIEILKAETERLLSLAASAEAELAGGDPSVLPEEAAGKLRSAAGKARLLATQKMQQFEGLCQKNINQIPGEEFPTTNEDLAGFWDMVMLQVIQVNELFDQIRRLKNSQWKEVIPDSKAITSLPQNGSSTKRRVNVTNKAKSTVNSEANRKAREAREQARRQMIEERRRAMRSQVQNKDQSDADSVKIFVPET, from the exons ATGAACTGCACTTCCAAAATCGAGCTAGTCCCCAAACTTTCCCCGCCATCATCCattacacaaaataattctcaaCCCTTGGAAAGTGTCCAATTAAGGGCAGCGTATAGTCACGTTAGAGTTGGAACTTACAGTACCGAATCTTTTCAAATGTGCAAGAACCGCCCACCAATTATTGATACATCACAGAAGTGCAAAAA aAACACTGGTCCAATTTTACGCCTATTAAAACGGCGTCAAACTTCTACCTACCTTTCAACGAAGTCATGTGATAATATTTACGCTGTCAATAAAAGTTCTAATTCTCTGGATTGGCATCTTGGAAAATCTGTTAATCATCAAG attttttgaCAGGGTTCAGAGCTTCTCAAAGTAACAGCTTAGACTGGAGAATCGGAAGAACTGTTACTTCATGTTCTAATCAACTGGAATCTCAAGGTGGGACTCGTAGCGCTGAGCAACTGTCAAGAAATATCCCTTCAACACCTGGATATTTGCAAGCAACTTCAAGTGCTAA ACATCTGGGGCAAGCGCTGCTTGTGTCGAAGATCAACCGGCGTCTTATCCTAGCATTCGTATTGAAGGACCAGAAATCCAATGTATGTCTCATAACTCAAGAGC aTACTGCAGTAGGTTCTATCTCTGATAAAACCTTACACAGTCTGAGCTTTTCTTGTAACGGTGAACTCACTCCGTCTCCCGACATCTTACCAAACGGTAAAGAAGAATCAAtacaacaaataaattttgacgcaaacaaagaaaacataAGTAATATTCACCATGACAGCTCAGAACCAGAACAGctgacagccaaaaaaccatcATACTTGGGTCTTGCCTGTAGCATAAGTGGTTATTCTGGTATCACAAGATACGATAGCAAATTACGAGAAGGATTCAGATCTCGAGATACGAGTCCTGGCAGCAGACTCATAACACGGGATACAAGTCCTGCAGGCTTCAG ATCCAGTGAAAACCTGAGCCTACCAAGTCATCAACCCTCGAAAAGTTTGTCGATTTCCCCACTTGCAATGGAGCGTCAAAATGGTTTCTCCAATGGTGTCAGAGAAGAATATAAGATCCATACGTTCGTTGAGACTAGAAATACCGTAAGCACCTGTGAAAGTTTTAGCGAAGTTGACAAAGGCGTACCTTTGCACACAACATTCGCTGATATAAGCCCAGTGCACGGTAATCCGGACATATCGCCTATAAAAAAAAGCCCAGGAATGGTCAGAGTCGTCGCATTTAGTcaacaaaataaaagtttcaTGTCAAACGTTACGGATTCTTCACCGAAGTCCACGAGTTTCAATG TTACAAATACTTCAATGACAGAGATGAGCATGACTAATGGTTCGTCTGTGGAAACAGAAAATCATACATTCAATTCATCGTTTAGTAGTGAAAAGTCTTTCATCCAACAACGAGTGGAACGATTATATGGTCCTGGTGCATTGGCACAaggatttttcttcaaacgaAGTCCCAGTAAATTGAATAACAGTGATTGCTTCTTGAATAAGTCATTGAATAACAACAACGATGTTTCAACCGATGACGTCAAGGAGGAAGAATCATTAAAATCTCTTCCAGTTTTAAGACATCTTAGACCTGAATTCCGGGCTCAATTACCAGTTGTTAGCCCTAGGAAACCGACTGATGGTAGCGAACAAGTAATCAAATCGTTACAAAG AGTAACTTCGTCCGTTCAAAGAAATGAGCAGAAAAGTAAAGCTGTCTCAAGTACGATAGATCTGAATAAATGTACAGCTAGAAATGAATCTATCGCCAACTCAAAGCAAAGTATGACCAGCGTAACAAATATTCCTGACCATCAGCCAGCTGCATTGGAAGTAGTCTTACCTGTTTTGGAGCCAAGCGCAAGTTCACATAATATAGCAAAGCATATTCAAGAGACAGAAAAGGTAGCTGAAGAGAAAGATGGTCATTATTTTATAGAG ATATTGAAGGCAGAAACAGAAAGGTTATTGTCTTTAGCAGCATCTGCAGAAGCTGAACTGGCAGGTGGTGATCCAAGTGTACTTCCTGAGGAGGCAGCTGGCAAGTTGAGATCAGCTGCTGGCAAAGCTCGGCTATTAGCGACTCAAAAAATGCAACAATTTGAAGGACTCTGCCAAAAGAATATT AACCAAATACCTGGGGAAGAGTTTCCGACTACCAACGAAGATTTAGCAGGCTTCTGGGATATGGTGATGCTACAAGTTATTCAAGTCAATGAACTTTTTGATCAGATTCGAAGACTGAAAAACTCACAGTGGAAAGaa GTTATTCCAGATTCAAAGGCAATTACATCCTTACCACAAAATGGGAGCAGCACGAAGCGTCGTGTCAATGTCACGAATAAAGCAAAATCAACTGTAAATAGTGAAGCAAATCGCAAAGCACGGGAAGCTCGCGAACAAGCTAGACGGCAAATGATAGAAGAACGAAGACGAGCAATGCGTTCGCAGGTCCAAAATAAGGATCAGAGCGATGCGGATtctgtcaaaattttcgttccTGAAACGTAA
- the LOC124217166 gene encoding uncharacterized protein isoform X1, with protein MNCTSKIELVPKLSPPSSITQNNSQPLESVQLRAAYSHVRVGTYSTESFQMCKNRPPIIDTSQKCKKNTGPILRLLKRRQTSTYLSTKSCDNIYAVNKSSNSLDWHLGKSVNHQDFLTGFRASQSNSLDWRIGRTVTSCSNQLESQGGTRSAEQLSRNIPSTPGYLQATSSAKSKLVSLLRRLSPRLSRPSKNSVQSSPIICPWVQVEYSTKSADDDKRDDSQESDASFQQELEMNELRKKIAEHCVQICISPTSGASAACVEDQPASYPSIRIEGPEIQCMSHNSRAVDNARGNHRNTVVHSEVAGLESKTSREDCAGEVVPGGGNTRTTLRLRPLSLAVQPLHYHQLSSEVTNKHLNMTSQESIGSCSLDVDTSASDRSDTAVGSISDKTLHSLSFSCNGELTPSPDILPNGKEESIQQINFDANKENISNIHHDSSEPEQLTAKKPSYLGLACSISGYSGITRYDSKLREGFRSRDTSPGSRLITRDTSPAGFRSSENLSLPSHQPSKSLSISPLAMERQNGFSNGVREEYKIHTFVETRNTVSTCESFSEVDKGVPLHTTFADISPVHGNPDISPIKKSPGMVRVVAFSQQNKSFMSNVTDSSPKSTSFNVTNTSMTEMSMTNGSSVETENHTFNSSFSSEKSFIQQRVERLYGPGALAQGFFFKRSPSKLNNSDCFLNKSLNNNNDVSTDDVKEEESLKSLPVLRHLRPEFRAQLPVVSPRKPTDGSEQVIKSLQRVTSSVQRNEQKSKAVSSTIDLNKCTARNESIANSKQSMTSVTNIPDHQPAALEVVLPVLEPSASSHNIAKHIQETEKVAEEKDGHYFIEILKAETERLLSLAASAEAELAGGDPSVLPEEAAGKLRSAAGKARLLATQKMQQFEGLCQKNINQIPGEEFPTTNEDLAGFWDMVMLQVIQVNELFDQIRRLKNSQWKEVIPDSKAITSLPQNGSSTKRRVNVTNKAKSTVNSEANRKAREAREQARRQMIEERRRAMRSQVQNKDQSDADSVKIFVPET; from the exons ATGAACTGCACTTCCAAAATCGAGCTAGTCCCCAAACTTTCCCCGCCATCATCCattacacaaaataattctcaaCCCTTGGAAAGTGTCCAATTAAGGGCAGCGTATAGTCACGTTAGAGTTGGAACTTACAGTACCGAATCTTTTCAAATGTGCAAGAACCGCCCACCAATTATTGATACATCACAGAAGTGCAAAAA aAACACTGGTCCAATTTTACGCCTATTAAAACGGCGTCAAACTTCTACCTACCTTTCAACGAAGTCATGTGATAATATTTACGCTGTCAATAAAAGTTCTAATTCTCTGGATTGGCATCTTGGAAAATCTGTTAATCATCAAG attttttgaCAGGGTTCAGAGCTTCTCAAAGTAACAGCTTAGACTGGAGAATCGGAAGAACTGTTACTTCATGTTCTAATCAACTGGAATCTCAAGGTGGGACTCGTAGCGCTGAGCAACTGTCAAGAAATATCCCTTCAACACCTGGATATTTGCAAGCAACTTCAAGTGCTAA aTCAAAGCTTGTTTCTTTATTGAGACGTCTTTCACCACGCCTCTCAAGACCTAGTAAAAATTCAGTACAATCATCCCCCATTATCTGCCCATGGGTTCAAGTTGAGTACTCTACAAAATCAGCCGATGATGATAAAAGAGATGACTCGCAAGAAAGCGATGCAAGCTTTCAGCAGGAATTAGAAATGAACgaacttagaaaaaaaattgctgaacACTGTGTACAGATTTGTATCTCACCG ACATCTGGGGCAAGCGCTGCTTGTGTCGAAGATCAACCGGCGTCTTATCCTAGCATTCGTATTGAAGGACCAGAAATCCAATGTATGTCTCATAACTCAAGAGC TGTTGACAACGCTCGTGGAAACCATCGTAACACAGTGGTTCACAGTGAAGTGGCAGGTCTGGAAAGTAAAACATCGAGGGAAGACTGTGCCGGTGAAGTGGTGCCAGGCGGAGGAAACACCAGGACCACCCTTCGCCTCAGGCCACTGTCCCTCGCAGTTCAGCCCTTGCATTATCATCAACTCAGCTCTGAGGTCACCAATAAACATCTCAATATGACTAGTCAAGAGAGTATTGGCAGTTGTAGTCTCGACGTGGATACATCTGCATCTGACCGATCAG aTACTGCAGTAGGTTCTATCTCTGATAAAACCTTACACAGTCTGAGCTTTTCTTGTAACGGTGAACTCACTCCGTCTCCCGACATCTTACCAAACGGTAAAGAAGAATCAAtacaacaaataaattttgacgcaaacaaagaaaacataAGTAATATTCACCATGACAGCTCAGAACCAGAACAGctgacagccaaaaaaccatcATACTTGGGTCTTGCCTGTAGCATAAGTGGTTATTCTGGTATCACAAGATACGATAGCAAATTACGAGAAGGATTCAGATCTCGAGATACGAGTCCTGGCAGCAGACTCATAACACGGGATACAAGTCCTGCAGGCTTCAG ATCCAGTGAAAACCTGAGCCTACCAAGTCATCAACCCTCGAAAAGTTTGTCGATTTCCCCACTTGCAATGGAGCGTCAAAATGGTTTCTCCAATGGTGTCAGAGAAGAATATAAGATCCATACGTTCGTTGAGACTAGAAATACCGTAAGCACCTGTGAAAGTTTTAGCGAAGTTGACAAAGGCGTACCTTTGCACACAACATTCGCTGATATAAGCCCAGTGCACGGTAATCCGGACATATCGCCTATAAAAAAAAGCCCAGGAATGGTCAGAGTCGTCGCATTTAGTcaacaaaataaaagtttcaTGTCAAACGTTACGGATTCTTCACCGAAGTCCACGAGTTTCAATG TTACAAATACTTCAATGACAGAGATGAGCATGACTAATGGTTCGTCTGTGGAAACAGAAAATCATACATTCAATTCATCGTTTAGTAGTGAAAAGTCTTTCATCCAACAACGAGTGGAACGATTATATGGTCCTGGTGCATTGGCACAaggatttttcttcaaacgaAGTCCCAGTAAATTGAATAACAGTGATTGCTTCTTGAATAAGTCATTGAATAACAACAACGATGTTTCAACCGATGACGTCAAGGAGGAAGAATCATTAAAATCTCTTCCAGTTTTAAGACATCTTAGACCTGAATTCCGGGCTCAATTACCAGTTGTTAGCCCTAGGAAACCGACTGATGGTAGCGAACAAGTAATCAAATCGTTACAAAG AGTAACTTCGTCCGTTCAAAGAAATGAGCAGAAAAGTAAAGCTGTCTCAAGTACGATAGATCTGAATAAATGTACAGCTAGAAATGAATCTATCGCCAACTCAAAGCAAAGTATGACCAGCGTAACAAATATTCCTGACCATCAGCCAGCTGCATTGGAAGTAGTCTTACCTGTTTTGGAGCCAAGCGCAAGTTCACATAATATAGCAAAGCATATTCAAGAGACAGAAAAGGTAGCTGAAGAGAAAGATGGTCATTATTTTATAGAG ATATTGAAGGCAGAAACAGAAAGGTTATTGTCTTTAGCAGCATCTGCAGAAGCTGAACTGGCAGGTGGTGATCCAAGTGTACTTCCTGAGGAGGCAGCTGGCAAGTTGAGATCAGCTGCTGGCAAAGCTCGGCTATTAGCGACTCAAAAAATGCAACAATTTGAAGGACTCTGCCAAAAGAATATT AACCAAATACCTGGGGAAGAGTTTCCGACTACCAACGAAGATTTAGCAGGCTTCTGGGATATGGTGATGCTACAAGTTATTCAAGTCAATGAACTTTTTGATCAGATTCGAAGACTGAAAAACTCACAGTGGAAAGaa GTTATTCCAGATTCAAAGGCAATTACATCCTTACCACAAAATGGGAGCAGCACGAAGCGTCGTGTCAATGTCACGAATAAAGCAAAATCAACTGTAAATAGTGAAGCAAATCGCAAAGCACGGGAAGCTCGCGAACAAGCTAGACGGCAAATGATAGAAGAACGAAGACGAGCAATGCGTTCGCAGGTCCAAAATAAGGATCAGAGCGATGCGGATtctgtcaaaattttcgttccTGAAACGTAA
- the sud1 gene encoding prolyl 3-hydroxylase OGFOD1, with amino-acid sequence MSNEMHENVGETDAIEPVAKRFKSSIISQHVGSTEFQKIFSNHWHGSKPVKTDRIEIMTEPYRICKISDVLAENTFISKIKDELKDVESCRKNMDLYQFEQTKDLANVKSESIVQLYRTFESDLTDWMRNNTKIDLSGKISISSARYSDTDYLLCHDDNMGDRRIAFILYLSENWTAQDGGSLDIFDTDENGQPNCIVRSLIPEYNSLIFFEVSDKSYHQVSEVVSTDKVRISINGWFHGPLLESEIQHRPEITYKYFKPDETEVDLLSYISKIYLYTTIVKKIQRTIEKDSFIYLPNFLLENMYEKLCDDVKNENIKWEKTTPADVQNYEIANEDTLPTVLKNFYNIFKSIHIFHLLKQYTELDLVPEADHMKPRMKIELQRWSRGCYMLINDKEVIQPYSKKDAETENNENHKTDEIDRSLKAELKDGSSIAGKIEDTSNESKSAKNDDQPNFSTKHDINTTIDEEILIVDKETATQDRIVVKNPHGKTQNSIGSKSSKGKEKLPISRTASSANCTKPVRKASMSVAFHQSDSTDTEDYSSNPPSDPESDTSQSDNEEKDNRPGTLDVLLQFHTENATDDTTIDYIDPKQKDGALIHIPPQDNHLCLVYRTADTCRCNEYVNHYCKGYFYTLVCSYYE; translated from the coding sequence ATGTCCAACGAGATGCATGAAAACGTTGGAGAAACAGACGCAATTGAACCGGTTGCAAAAAGATTTAAAAGTTCAATAATCTCGCAACACGTGGGGTCAACggaattccaaaaaatcttttctaATCATTGGCACGGCTCAAAGCCTGTGAAAACAGATAGAATAGAGATAATGACGGAGCCGTACCGAATATGCAAAATTTCAGATGTTCTAGCCGAAAATACGttcatttcgaaaataaaagacGAATTGAAAGACGTAGAAAGTTGCCGCAAAAATATGGACTTGTATCAGTTTGAACAAACGAAAGACCTGGCAAACGTAAAATCTGAAAGCATAGTACAATTGTACAGAACCTTTGAATCAGACTTGACTGATTGGATGagaaataatacgaaaattgatttgagtggaaaaatatcaatatctAGCGCACGTTACTCTGATACAGATTATCTTTTATGTCACGACGATAATATGGGTGATAGAAGAATCgcctttattttatatttgtctGAAAATTGGACTGCGCAGGACGGTGGATCACTAGATATATTCGATACGGATGAAAACGGACAGCCGAACTGCATTGTGCGCTCATTAATTCCTGAGTATAACTCATTGATTTTCTTCGAAGTTTCAGATAAATCGTACCATCAAGTTTCTGAAGTAGTATCAACAGACAAAGTAAGAATATCGATTAATGGATGGTTTCATGGACCACTGTTGGAAAGTGAAATACAGCATAGACCAGAAATAAcatacaaatatttcaaacctGATGAGACCGAGGTGGACTTGCTGTCTTACATTTctaagatttatttgtacacaACAATCGTTAAGAAAATTCAAAGGACTATTGAAAAAGATTCGTTCATATACCTTCCCAACTTTTTACTGGaaaatatgtatgaaaaattgtgcGATGATGTAAAGAATGAGAATATCAAGTGGGAAAAAACTACTCCAGCTGATGTACAGAATTACGAAATCGCCAATGAAGATACTTTACCCACTgtgctgaaaaatttctataatattttcaaatccatccatatttttcaccttcttAAACAATACACTGAGTTGGATTTGGTACCGGAAGCCGACCATATGAAAccaagaatgaaaattgaactgCAGAGGTGGTCGCGGGGCTGTTATATGTTAATCAATGACAAAGAAGTCATTCAGCCTTACAGTAAAAAGGATGcagaaacagaaaataatgaGAATCATAAAACTGATGAAATTGACAGAAGCCTAAAAGCAGAGCTGAAAGACGGATCAAGTATAGCAGGTAAAATCGAAGACACATCTAACGAATCAAAGAGTGCAAAAAATGATGATCAACCTAATTTCAGCACGAAGCACGACATTAATACAACAATTGATGAAGAAATCCTGATCGTAGATAAAGAAACTGCTACACAAGACAGAATAGTAGTCAAAAATCCACATGGCAAAACTCAAAATAGTATTGGAAGTAAATCTAgtaaaggaaaagagaagtTGCCAATATCTAGAACGGCATCGTCAGCAAACTGTACCAAACCTGTAAGGAAAGCATCGATGTCCGTCGCATTTCACCAATCTGACTCTACGGATACAGAAGATTACTCGTCAAACCCACCGAGCGACCCAGAGTCTGATACTTCACAATCTGATAATGAAGAGAAGGATAATAGGCCAGGCACTCTGGATGTTTTGTTACAATTTCATACCGAGAATGCAACAGATGATACTACGATAGATTATATTGACCCTAAACAGAAGGATGGTGCATTGATTCATATACCACCCCAAGACAATCATTTGTGTTTAGTTTATAGAACTGCTGACACTTGTCGGTGTAACGAATATGTTAACCATTATTGTAAAGGCTACTTTTACACATTAGTATGTTCTTACTATGAATAA